A genome region from Wielerella bovis includes the following:
- a CDS encoding DUF695 domain-containing protein, with amino-acid sequence MGRNGIYPEECGYAVAQIEEDEGQDALFFRRNQSANSLLGRADMAWVVSITCQIAGDDDAQAAYDLQDEFEAYAIQNQQGIDTLSLMNLSQGERTVFAVTSEPEILLAQAQKLCEKFAHLNAQAYCEYDPNWAHYRQ; translated from the coding sequence ATGGGACGAAATGGTATTTATCCCGAAGAATGTGGCTATGCGGTAGCACAAATTGAAGAAGACGAGGGGCAAGATGCGTTATTTTTCAGACGCAATCAGTCGGCAAACAGTTTATTGGGACGCGCAGACATGGCATGGGTGGTATCCATAACTTGTCAAATTGCGGGAGATGATGATGCTCAGGCTGCCTATGATTTGCAAGATGAATTTGAAGCCTATGCTATTCAAAATCAACAAGGCATTGATACTTTGAGCTTAATGAATTTATCACAAGGCGAACGTACTGTGTTTGCGGTAACGTCTGAGCCAGAAATTTTGTTGGCACAAGCACAGAAATTGTGCGAAAAATTTGCTCATTTGAATGCGCAAGCATATTGTGAATATGACCCAAATTGGGCACATTATCGTCAATGA